A stretch of the Mycobacterium shigaense genome encodes the following:
- a CDS encoding thioesterase II family protein produces MSSTFPSWIKRIPGRSAGSAGAIVVFPHAGAAAASYRVLAGALAAGADIYIVQYPQRADRITEPAHETVHELALDLFEAGPWGSLAPLQLFGHSMGAVVAFEFARVAEEHGVRVRKLWASAGPPPCVVADMPELPTSNDEVLAELADLGGTDPELLADDEFSELLATAMRADYQAFNRYEPSPDIRVDADIHVLGGRDDHRIAVEVLRLWARHTTGAFELSLYDGGHFYLYDHVEAIAALVNADA; encoded by the coding sequence ATGTCCTCCACATTCCCATCCTGGATCAAGCGGATACCGGGCCGCAGCGCCGGTTCGGCAGGCGCGATCGTGGTCTTCCCCCATGCCGGGGCGGCCGCGGCGAGCTACCGGGTGCTGGCCGGCGCCCTGGCCGCCGGCGCGGACATCTACATCGTTCAGTACCCGCAGCGCGCCGACCGCATCACCGAACCGGCGCACGAAACCGTGCACGAACTCGCCCTCGACCTCTTCGAGGCCGGCCCGTGGGGCAGCCTCGCGCCACTGCAACTGTTCGGGCACAGCATGGGTGCGGTCGTCGCGTTCGAATTCGCCCGTGTCGCCGAGGAGCACGGCGTGCGCGTGCGGAAGCTGTGGGCATCGGCGGGGCCGCCGCCGTGCGTGGTTGCCGACATGCCGGAGCTGCCGACCAGCAACGACGAGGTACTCGCCGAGCTCGCCGATCTGGGTGGCACCGATCCCGAACTTCTCGCCGACGACGAGTTCTCGGAGCTGCTGGCCACCGCGATGCGCGCCGACTACCAGGCGTTCAACCGTTACGAGCCCAGCCCCGACATCCGGGTAGACGCCGACATCCACGTCCTCGGCGGGCGCGACGACCACCGCATCGCTGTCGAGGTGCTGCGGCTGTGGGCACGGCACACCACCGGAGCGTTCGAGTTGTCGCTGTACGACGGCGGGCATTTCTACCTCTACGACCACGTCGAGGCGATCGCCGCGCTGGTGAACGCCGATGCCTGA
- a CDS encoding non-ribosomal peptide synthetase, whose protein sequence is MVRSPAYSEDIRAEVAELLGVGVDAVHPGDNLIGQGLDSIRMMSLAGRWRRQGIDVDFAALSASPTIEAWSELVAARSRGVEPPAGETARDAEAADEPFPLAPMQHAMWVGRAANQQFGGVAGHLYVEFDGGATDPERLRVAATRLALRHPMLRVRFSPDGTQHIAPAGGCGDFPVAVADLRDLDADDVDRRLAAIRDAKSHQELDGAVFELALTLLPGKCSRLHVDLDMQAADAMSYRTLMSDLAALYLGRDLPELGFSYREYRQAMTRAEEQPQPVRGADRDWWARRIPQLPDPPMLPTAGSRDSRRSTRRWHWLDPATRDALFERARGRGITPAMALAATFANAVARWSTSRFLLNVPLFGRQGIHPDVENLVGDFTSSLLLDVDLTDAATAAQRALAVQESMRTAAAHSAYSGLSVLRDLSRHRGTQVLAPVVFTSALGLGELFSTDVTEQFGSPVWIISQGPQVLLDAQVTEFDGGVLVNWDVRDGVFAPGVIDAMFAHQIDELRRLASGDDGWDAPDPPALPAAQRAVRDTVNGRTAPPSGEALHDGFFRQAERRPEAPAVFASSGDLSYAQLRAQVLAVVAAVRAAGVGAGDTVAVVGPKTAEQVPAVLGILAAGAAYLPIGADQPCDRAHRILETGGVRLALVCGGERLSLPVPALMLADVLADAAFSSEIDCARVDPADLAYVLFTSGSTGEPKGVEVTHDAAMNTVEFIGRHFDIGPGDRCLALSTLEGDISVMDLFVTLRTGGSIVVVDEDQRRDPDAWAQLIEAHGVTVLHFMPGWLEMLIEVARGRLSSVRVIPTGGDWVRPELVRRLRAEAPGLRFAGLGGATETPTHNTIFEVTDAIPDDWAALPFGVPLPNNVCRVVSGTGDDCPDWVTGEFWVSGRGIARGYRGRPDLTAERFVEHDGRRWYRTGDLVRYWPDGTLEFVGRADHRVKISGYRIELGEIEAALRRIPGVQIAVAAALPGGAEVLAAAVRADSANGATPELIRATLADLVPAHMIPRHIVPVDTIPFTDAGKIDRRAVAALLGAAVSTSDTDGPGYRAPSTALESALSAIVADLLGLERVGIDDDFFALGGDSVSATQAVARIRSWLDTPDVMVADIFANRTVSSLAGLLARAERYPGRLEQVAQLYLEVIGMDADSVLAASGQPAKCETAQ, encoded by the coding sequence GTGGTGCGTTCCCCGGCGTACTCGGAGGACATCCGTGCGGAAGTGGCGGAGCTCCTCGGCGTCGGCGTCGACGCGGTGCACCCCGGTGACAATCTGATCGGCCAGGGCCTGGACTCGATCCGGATGATGTCGCTGGCCGGCCGGTGGCGCAGGCAGGGCATCGACGTCGATTTCGCCGCGCTGTCCGCCAGTCCGACCATCGAGGCCTGGTCCGAGCTGGTGGCGGCGCGCTCGCGGGGCGTTGAGCCGCCGGCCGGCGAGACGGCCCGGGATGCCGAAGCCGCCGACGAGCCCTTTCCGCTGGCTCCCATGCAGCACGCGATGTGGGTGGGCCGCGCCGCTAATCAGCAGTTCGGCGGGGTGGCCGGGCACCTGTATGTCGAGTTCGACGGGGGTGCCACCGACCCCGAGCGGCTGCGGGTGGCGGCGACCCGCCTGGCGCTGCGGCACCCCATGCTGCGGGTGCGATTCTCGCCCGACGGCACGCAGCACATCGCCCCGGCTGGCGGATGCGGCGATTTCCCGGTCGCGGTGGCGGATCTGCGCGACCTGGATGCGGACGACGTCGATCGGCGGCTCGCTGCGATCCGCGATGCCAAGTCGCACCAGGAGCTCGACGGCGCGGTATTCGAACTCGCGCTGACCCTGCTGCCCGGCAAGTGTTCGCGCCTGCACGTCGACCTCGACATGCAGGCCGCCGACGCGATGAGCTACCGCACCCTGATGTCGGACCTGGCCGCCCTGTACCTCGGCCGCGACCTGCCCGAGCTCGGGTTCAGCTACCGCGAATACCGCCAGGCCATGACCCGCGCGGAGGAGCAGCCGCAGCCGGTCCGCGGCGCCGACCGCGACTGGTGGGCGCGGCGCATCCCGCAGCTGCCCGACCCGCCGATGCTGCCCACCGCTGGTAGCCGGGACTCGCGCCGCAGCACCCGCCGCTGGCACTGGCTGGACCCGGCGACGCGCGACGCGCTGTTCGAGCGCGCCCGCGGGCGGGGCATCACCCCGGCGATGGCGCTGGCCGCGACGTTCGCCAACGCCGTGGCACGCTGGTCGACGTCGCGGTTCTTGCTCAATGTCCCGCTGTTCGGCCGCCAGGGGATACACCCCGACGTCGAGAACCTGGTCGGCGACTTCACCTCCTCGCTGCTGCTCGACGTCGACCTGACCGACGCGGCCACCGCGGCGCAACGGGCGCTTGCCGTGCAGGAGTCGATGCGTACGGCGGCAGCGCACTCCGCGTACTCGGGGCTGTCCGTGCTGCGCGACCTCAGCCGCCATCGCGGCACCCAGGTGCTGGCGCCGGTGGTCTTCACCAGCGCGCTGGGGCTCGGGGAGCTGTTCAGCACCGACGTCACCGAACAATTCGGCTCACCCGTGTGGATCATTTCGCAGGGCCCCCAGGTGTTGTTGGACGCGCAGGTGACCGAGTTCGACGGCGGGGTCCTGGTGAACTGGGATGTGCGCGACGGCGTCTTCGCGCCAGGCGTCATCGACGCGATGTTCGCCCATCAGATCGACGAGTTGCGCCGATTGGCCTCCGGCGACGACGGGTGGGACGCGCCGGATCCCCCGGCGTTGCCGGCCGCCCAGCGGGCGGTGCGCGACACGGTCAACGGCCGCACCGCGCCACCCAGCGGAGAAGCCTTGCACGACGGCTTCTTTCGTCAGGCTGAACGGCGGCCCGAGGCGCCGGCGGTGTTCGCCAGTTCCGGCGACCTCAGTTATGCACAGCTGCGCGCCCAGGTGTTGGCGGTCGTCGCGGCGGTCCGGGCGGCCGGCGTCGGGGCCGGCGACACCGTCGCCGTCGTGGGCCCGAAGACGGCCGAGCAGGTGCCCGCCGTGTTGGGCATCCTGGCCGCCGGCGCGGCCTATCTGCCGATCGGCGCCGATCAGCCATGCGATCGCGCGCACCGCATCCTCGAAACCGGCGGGGTGCGCCTGGCGCTGGTGTGTGGCGGGGAGCGGCTGTCGCTGCCGGTGCCCGCGCTCATGCTGGCCGACGTGCTGGCCGACGCGGCGTTTAGTTCTGAAATCGATTGCGCACGAGTCGATCCGGCCGATCTCGCCTACGTGTTGTTCACCTCGGGGTCCACGGGTGAGCCCAAGGGCGTCGAGGTCACCCACGACGCCGCGATGAACACCGTCGAATTCATCGGCCGACACTTCGACATCGGGCCGGGGGACCGTTGCCTGGCCCTGTCCACACTGGAGGGCGACATCTCGGTGATGGACCTGTTCGTCACCTTGCGCACCGGCGGGTCGATCGTGGTGGTCGACGAGGACCAGCGCCGCGACCCCGACGCGTGGGCCCAGCTCATCGAGGCGCACGGCGTTACGGTGCTGCACTTCATGCCGGGTTGGCTGGAGATGCTGATCGAAGTCGCCCGCGGCCGGCTGTCCTCGGTGCGGGTGATACCCACCGGCGGCGACTGGGTGCGGCCCGAGCTGGTACGCCGGCTGCGCGCCGAGGCGCCCGGCTTGCGCTTCGCCGGGCTAGGCGGCGCGACCGAAACCCCAACGCACAACACTATTTTCGAGGTCACCGACGCGATACCCGACGACTGGGCCGCCCTGCCGTTCGGGGTTCCGCTGCCCAACAACGTCTGCCGCGTCGTCAGCGGCACCGGCGACGACTGCCCCGACTGGGTCACCGGCGAGTTCTGGGTGTCCGGCCGTGGCATCGCGCGCGGCTACCGCGGACGTCCCGACCTGACCGCGGAGCGGTTCGTCGAGCACGACGGGCGGCGGTGGTACCGCACCGGCGATCTGGTCCGCTACTGGCCGGACGGCACCCTGGAATTCGTCGGCCGCGCCGATCACCGCGTCAAGATCAGCGGTTACCGCATCGAGCTCGGCGAGATCGAGGCCGCGCTGAGGCGGATACCCGGCGTCCAAATAGCCGTCGCCGCCGCGCTTCCCGGAGGGGCCGAGGTGCTGGCCGCGGCAGTGCGCGCAGACTCGGCGAACGGTGCGACGCCCGAGCTCATCCGCGCAACCCTGGCCGATCTGGTTCCCGCGCATATGATTCCGCGCCACATCGTGCCGGTGGACACCATCCCGTTCACCGACGCCGGCAAGATCGACCGGCGTGCCGTCGCGGCGCTGCTCGGCGCCGCGGTCTCGACCTCCGACACGGACGGGCCCGGCTACCGCGCGCCGTCGACGGCGCTGGAATCGGCTCTGTCCGCGATTGTCGCGGACCTGCTCGGTCTTGAACGGGTCGGCATCGACGACGACTTCTTCGCGCTCGGCGGGGATTCGGTTTCGGCCACCCAGGCTGTCGCGCGCATCCGCTCCTGGCTGGACACCCCCGACGTCATGGTCGCCGATATCTTCGCCAACCGCACCGTCTCGTCGCTCGCCGGGTTGCTCGCCCGCGCCGAGCGTTACCCCGGCCGGCTCGAGCAGGTCGCACAGTTGTATCTGGAGGTCATCGGCATGGACGCCGACTCCGTTCTGGCGGCCTCTGGACAACCCGCGAAATGTGAAACGGCGCAATGA
- a CDS encoding (2,3-dihydroxybenzoyl)adenylate synthase yields MIPNTAPPLKGFVPFPADRAAAYRAAGYWTGRRLDSLLADAARRWPDKIAVCDAGADRGTGLTFAGLDAAANRAAAGLRGLGIAPGERVLLQLPNGTQFAVALFGLLRAGAIPVLCLPGHRAAELAHFARVGDAVGLLIADTANGFDYRAMARGLIADHPGLRHVIVDGDPAEFVSWRRLRDSAAAAEAIAPPDPGSPALLLVSGGTTGLPKLIPRTHDDYVFNATASAELCRLGNDDIYLVVLSAGHNFPLACPGLLGAISVGATTVFGTDPSPEAAFDAIARHGVTVTALVPALAKLWAQACDWEPVTPKTLRLLQVGGAKLEPDDARRVRETLTPSLQQVFGMAEGLLNYTRLDDPADVVDDTQGRPLCGADELRIVDGAGEPVAPGDEGELLVRGPYTLNGYFRAERDNERSFDPDGFYRSGDLVRRRGDGNLVVTGRIKDVITRAGETIAAQDLEERMLTHPAIFSAAVVALPDAYLGEKICAAVVFTGDAIELAELNTYLDERGVAAHARPDMLVALPALPTTPIGKIDKKAIIRQIGM; encoded by the coding sequence GTGATCCCGAACACAGCACCGCCTCTGAAGGGCTTCGTGCCGTTCCCCGCCGACAGGGCCGCCGCCTACCGGGCCGCGGGGTACTGGACGGGGCGCCGCCTGGACTCCCTGCTGGCCGACGCGGCGCGGCGGTGGCCGGACAAGATCGCGGTGTGCGACGCCGGGGCGGACCGGGGCACCGGCCTGACCTTCGCCGGTCTGGACGCGGCGGCAAACCGCGCGGCCGCGGGGTTGCGCGGCCTGGGCATCGCCCCGGGCGAGCGGGTGCTGCTGCAGCTGCCGAACGGCACACAGTTTGCGGTGGCGCTGTTCGGCCTGCTGCGGGCGGGGGCGATACCGGTGCTGTGCCTGCCCGGCCACCGCGCCGCGGAGCTGGCGCATTTCGCCAGGGTCGGCGACGCCGTGGGCCTGCTGATCGCCGATACCGCAAACGGTTTCGACTATCGGGCGATGGCGCGTGGCCTGATCGCCGACCACCCCGGACTGAGGCACGTCATCGTCGACGGCGACCCCGCGGAGTTCGTCTCGTGGCGGCGGCTGCGTGACTCGGCGGCAGCCGCCGAAGCGATCGCTCCGCCCGACCCCGGATCGCCTGCTCTGCTGCTGGTTTCGGGCGGCACCACCGGTCTGCCCAAACTCATCCCGCGCACGCACGACGACTACGTGTTCAACGCGACCGCGAGCGCCGAACTCTGCCGCCTGGGCAACGACGACATCTATCTGGTGGTGCTCTCGGCGGGCCACAATTTCCCGCTGGCCTGCCCCGGTCTGCTCGGCGCCATCAGCGTCGGCGCCACCACGGTGTTCGGCACCGATCCCAGCCCCGAGGCCGCGTTCGACGCGATCGCGCGCCACGGCGTCACGGTGACCGCCCTGGTGCCAGCGCTGGCCAAGCTGTGGGCCCAAGCCTGCGACTGGGAGCCGGTGACGCCGAAAACGCTGCGGCTGTTGCAGGTTGGCGGGGCCAAGCTGGAGCCGGACGACGCGCGGCGGGTACGCGAAACGCTGACCCCCAGTCTGCAGCAGGTGTTCGGGATGGCCGAGGGGCTGCTGAACTACACACGACTGGACGACCCGGCTGACGTGGTGGACGACACCCAGGGCCGGCCGCTGTGCGGGGCCGACGAGCTGCGCATCGTCGACGGTGCGGGCGAGCCGGTGGCGCCCGGCGACGAGGGCGAACTGCTGGTGCGCGGCCCGTACACGCTCAACGGCTACTTCCGCGCCGAGCGGGACAACGAACGCAGTTTCGATCCGGACGGGTTCTACCGCAGCGGCGACCTGGTCCGCCGCCGCGGCGACGGCAACCTGGTGGTGACGGGCCGGATCAAGGACGTCATCACCCGCGCCGGCGAAACCATCGCCGCCCAGGACCTCGAGGAGCGAATGCTGACCCACCCGGCGATCTTCTCGGCGGCCGTCGTCGCGCTGCCAGATGCGTACCTCGGCGAAAAGATCTGTGCTGCGGTCGTTTTCACCGGCGATGCGATCGAGCTGGCCGAGCTGAACACCTACCTCGACGAGCGAGGGGTGGCCGCGCATGCCCGGCCGGACATGCTGGTCGCACTGCCGGCGTTGCCCACCACGCCGATCGGGAAGATCGACAAGAAGGCCATCATCCGCCAGATCGGAATGTGA
- a CDS encoding reductase: MAIDMEAMLAKIKDRQWALADIDWDAPGAETIKPEFRPKLQAFMADLCWIENIGARGFAALAKKAPTPTIAEIYRYFHAEEQRHANAELALMKRWGMLDDGVIPKPNVNIRLAIEWLDTFADDMPLSVLGTVIPMLEVALDGALLKFLLESVEDPVCHQVFEKINNDESRHITVDFEVLEMIGSASARRLAIEFVGRFASPGLIIGMLMYVPLLNRVRNEMAGMGMDAERLFNAVNRFKQLGDRGERTRRVPTYQLLKRHGRWVVNPKHPYQLLANSMVWLSDFYPKPLLRPAPSWSKELTHDPAA; the protein is encoded by the coding sequence ATGGCCATCGACATGGAAGCCATGCTCGCCAAGATCAAGGACCGCCAGTGGGCGCTCGCCGACATCGACTGGGACGCGCCGGGCGCCGAGACCATCAAGCCCGAGTTCCGGCCCAAGCTGCAGGCTTTCATGGCCGATCTGTGCTGGATCGAGAACATCGGTGCCCGGGGTTTCGCAGCGCTGGCCAAAAAGGCGCCGACCCCGACGATCGCCGAAATCTACCGGTATTTCCACGCCGAGGAACAGCGTCACGCCAACGCCGAGTTGGCACTGATGAAGCGCTGGGGCATGCTCGACGACGGCGTGATTCCCAAACCCAACGTCAACATCCGGCTGGCGATAGAGTGGCTGGATACGTTTGCCGACGACATGCCGCTGTCGGTGCTAGGCACCGTGATCCCGATGCTCGAGGTCGCGCTCGACGGCGCCCTGCTGAAATTCCTGCTGGAATCGGTGGAAGATCCCGTCTGCCATCAGGTGTTCGAGAAGATCAACAATGACGAATCGCGGCATATCACGGTCGATTTCGAGGTGCTGGAGATGATCGGCAGCGCCAGCGCACGCCGGCTGGCCATCGAGTTCGTCGGACGCTTCGCCTCGCCCGGCCTGATCATCGGCATGCTGATGTATGTGCCCCTGCTCAATCGGGTCCGCAACGAGATGGCGGGCATGGGCATGGATGCCGAGCGATTGTTCAACGCGGTCAACCGATTCAAGCAGCTCGGCGACCGGGGCGAACGTACCCGCCGGGTGCCCACCTACCAGTTGCTCAAGCGGCACGGCAGGTGGGTGGTTAATCCTAAACACCCTTACCAGCTGCTGGCCAATTCCATGGTGTGGCTGTCCGACTTCTACCCCAAGCCGCTGCTGAGACCCGCGCCGAGCTGGTCGAAGGAACTCACCCACGACCCCGCAGCGTGA
- a CDS encoding flavin-containing monooxygenase produces the protein MNMSNDHTYATLIVGAGFTGLGAAIRLAEAGITDIVILERADRVGGTWRDTTYPGASCDVPSLLYSYSFVKNPTWSRTYAPAPEIYRHLEDMATRFGIRRHIRFKHEVNALAFDEDEGLWTAKTKNRKRFRARTVVLASGPLSDISVPDIRGLDTFRGHKIHSARWDHDYDFTDKRVAVIGTGASAIQIVPELVKQAGFVKVFQRTPGWVLPRLDMATPPALQAVLAKVPTIQHLARQALFWGHEASATALVWDTPLTSLVARLGRAHLRATVKDPWLRRQLTPDFAPGCKRMLVSSDYYPALQRDNCKLIYWPVATLSPAGIRTSDGIEHHLDCIVFATGYDVHLTGPPFTVTGLGGRSLADEWAGGAQAYKSINAHGYPNLFLMTGPNSGPGHNSLLVYIEGQLGYAVRGIRTILDEDLRYLDVRADVQLRHNEDIQRRLTKTTWMSGCRSWYLTKDGFNGSMYPGFATQYLRQMSDFRYADYQAVTRRATARVTSSA, from the coding sequence GTGAACATGAGCAACGACCACACCTACGCGACGCTGATCGTCGGAGCCGGTTTCACCGGGCTGGGTGCCGCGATTCGGTTGGCCGAGGCCGGGATCACCGACATCGTCATCTTGGAGCGCGCCGACCGGGTCGGCGGGACCTGGCGCGACACCACCTATCCGGGCGCGAGTTGCGACGTGCCGTCGCTGCTGTACTCGTACTCGTTCGTGAAGAACCCGACGTGGTCGCGGACGTACGCGCCCGCCCCGGAGATCTACCGCCACCTCGAAGACATGGCGACCAGGTTCGGCATCCGCCGGCACATCCGGTTCAAGCACGAAGTGAACGCCCTGGCCTTCGACGAAGACGAAGGACTATGGACCGCTAAGACCAAAAACCGCAAACGCTTTCGGGCCCGCACCGTCGTGCTGGCGTCGGGTCCGCTGTCGGACATCAGCGTCCCCGACATTCGCGGCCTGGACACCTTCCGGGGCCACAAGATCCACAGCGCCCGATGGGACCACGACTACGACTTCACCGACAAGCGGGTCGCCGTCATCGGTACCGGCGCCAGCGCCATCCAGATCGTTCCCGAACTGGTCAAGCAGGCCGGGTTCGTCAAGGTCTTCCAGCGCACGCCCGGCTGGGTACTGCCGCGTCTGGACATGGCGACGCCGCCGGCGCTACAGGCCGTGCTCGCCAAAGTTCCAACGATCCAACACCTTGCCCGCCAGGCGCTGTTCTGGGGCCACGAAGCCAGCGCCACAGCCCTGGTGTGGGATACCCCGCTGACCTCCCTGGTGGCGCGGCTCGGCCGGGCGCATCTGCGTGCCACGGTCAAAGACCCGTGGCTGCGCCGCCAGCTGACCCCGGACTTCGCCCCCGGATGCAAGCGCATGCTGGTCTCCAGCGACTACTACCCCGCGCTGCAGCGCGACAACTGCAAGCTGATCTACTGGCCCGTCGCGACGCTGAGCCCGGCGGGCATCCGCACCAGCGACGGCATCGAACACCACCTGGACTGCATCGTGTTCGCCACCGGCTACGACGTCCACCTCACCGGCCCGCCGTTCACCGTCACCGGTCTCGGTGGCCGCTCGCTGGCCGACGAATGGGCCGGCGGCGCGCAGGCTTACAAGAGCATCAACGCGCACGGCTATCCCAACCTGTTCCTCATGACGGGCCCCAACTCCGGGCCTGGCCACAATTCGCTGCTCGTCTACATCGAGGGGCAACTCGGCTACGCGGTGCGCGGTATCCGCACCATCCTCGACGAGGATCTGCGCTATCTCGACGTGCGCGCGGACGTCCAGCTGCGCCACAACGAGGACATCCAGCGCCGGCTCACCAAGACGACCTGGATGTCGGGCTGCCGTAGTTGGTATCTCACCAAGGACGGGTTCAACGGCTCGATGTACCCGGGCTTCGCGACACAGTATCTTCGCCAGATGAGCGATTTCCGCTACGCGGACTACCAGGCGGTGACGCGGCGGGCCACGGCGCGCGTCACCTCCAGCGCCTGA
- a CDS encoding MerR family transcriptional regulator, which translates to MAQKPEPGTIASVLYNLRRAPKRVRRQSRDFIETAVSQLFDAAARQPQGVAASGEYRIDDLARLAGTTTRNIRVYRDRGLLPPPLRVGRIALFNDTHLTRLRLITSMLDRGYNIAHVREMLSAWEEGKNLGDVLGLETAIVGSWTTEKPEVMALADAQRLVDDAAAFERLVGLQVIRVDGERATVVRPKLIEAFNEIRGYGVELGKLVDLHEQIVPEIDKISDLLVRAGAEHVVDTIKPGQALPADAEVAELITMLVRFRTQAVSTVTATLASSIESNIESLAARILADYLEQSPDAVPDELAARRRKAN; encoded by the coding sequence ATGGCACAGAAACCCGAGCCCGGCACTATCGCCAGCGTCCTGTACAACCTGCGGCGGGCGCCCAAACGCGTTCGCCGCCAATCGCGGGACTTCATCGAGACCGCGGTGTCTCAGCTTTTCGACGCGGCCGCGCGCCAGCCGCAAGGGGTCGCGGCATCCGGCGAGTACCGAATCGACGACCTCGCCCGCCTGGCCGGCACCACCACCCGCAACATCCGGGTGTACCGCGACCGAGGACTGCTGCCCCCGCCACTGCGGGTCGGCCGCATCGCCCTGTTCAACGACACCCACCTGACCCGGCTGCGGCTGATCACCTCGATGCTCGATCGGGGCTACAACATCGCGCACGTGCGGGAGATGCTCAGCGCGTGGGAAGAGGGCAAGAACCTAGGCGACGTACTGGGCCTGGAGACGGCCATCGTCGGCAGCTGGACCACCGAGAAACCGGAAGTCATGGCGCTCGCCGACGCCCAACGCCTTGTCGACGACGCGGCCGCGTTCGAGCGGCTGGTCGGGCTGCAGGTCATCCGGGTGGACGGCGAGCGGGCCACCGTCGTCCGGCCCAAGCTGATCGAGGCGTTCAACGAGATCCGCGGTTACGGAGTCGAATTGGGGAAGCTCGTCGACCTGCATGAGCAGATCGTGCCCGAGATCGACAAGATCAGCGACCTGCTGGTGCGCGCCGGCGCCGAACACGTCGTCGACACGATCAAGCCCGGCCAGGCCCTGCCCGCGGACGCCGAGGTCGCGGAGCTGATCACCATGCTGGTCCGGTTCCGCACTCAGGCGGTATCGACCGTCACGGCAACACTCGCGTCCTCGATCGAATCGAACATCGAGTCGTTGGCCGCCCGGATCCTCGCCGACTACCTAGAACAGTCGCCCGATGCCGTCCCCGACGAGCTCGCCGCCCGCCGCCGAAAGGCGAACTGA
- a CDS encoding salicylate synthase — translation MVSPPIPLPAHIDPADLAAELAAALPERDGDEYLLYEHGGQWVLASGVQAVVELDSEELRVISDGMVQCRPWTGRPGPVLGEAVDRLLLETEQVFGWIAFEFGVYRYGLQPRLAPATPLARVFSPRARIVVTHEDVSFFGDAAGHREAVLGLLRRGLPAVPDACGIEVSTDASGYRERVATAVSEIAAGSYHKVILSRSLEVPFALDFPATYRRGRRHNTPVRSFLLRLGGIRAMGYSPELVTAVRDGEVVTEPLAGTRAFGRGATHDREARDDLESNSKEIVEHAISVRSSLQEISEVAEPGTAVVTDFMTVRERGSVQHLGSTISARLNSSSDRMDALEALFPAVTASGIPKTAGVEAILRLDEGPRGLYSGAVVLISSDGGLDAALTLRAAYESGGKTWLRAGAGIIEESDPEREFEETCEKLSTLAPYLVACQ, via the coding sequence ATGGTGTCTCCGCCGATTCCCCTCCCCGCACATATCGATCCGGCCGATCTGGCGGCCGAACTCGCCGCTGCGCTGCCCGAGCGAGACGGCGACGAATATCTGCTCTACGAGCATGGCGGTCAATGGGTGTTGGCCAGCGGAGTGCAAGCCGTGGTGGAGCTGGACAGCGAAGAATTGCGGGTCATCAGCGACGGCATGGTCCAGTGCCGACCGTGGACCGGGCGACCCGGGCCGGTGCTCGGCGAGGCCGTCGACCGGTTGTTGCTGGAAACCGAGCAGGTCTTCGGCTGGATCGCCTTCGAGTTCGGCGTGTACCGCTACGGGTTGCAGCCCCGGTTGGCGCCGGCGACCCCCCTGGCCCGGGTGTTCTCGCCCCGCGCCCGCATTGTGGTGACGCACGAGGACGTGTCGTTCTTCGGCGACGCCGCCGGCCACCGCGAGGCCGTGCTCGGATTGCTACGTCGAGGCCTGCCCGCCGTGCCCGACGCCTGCGGAATCGAGGTCAGCACCGACGCGTCCGGCTATCGCGAGCGCGTGGCGACGGCGGTATCCGAGATCGCCGCCGGCAGCTATCACAAGGTGATCTTGTCCCGCAGCCTGGAAGTGCCTTTCGCACTGGATTTCCCTGCGACCTACCGCCGGGGCCGTCGGCACAACACGCCGGTGCGGTCGTTTCTGCTGCGGCTGGGCGGAATCCGCGCGATGGGTTACAGCCCCGAGCTCGTTACCGCGGTCCGCGACGGCGAAGTGGTGACTGAGCCACTGGCCGGCACCCGCGCCTTCGGCCGCGGCGCGACCCATGACCGAGAGGCCCGCGACGACCTGGAATCGAATTCCAAAGAGATTGTCGAGCATGCTATTTCGGTGCGAAGTTCGCTGCAGGAAATCAGCGAGGTCGCCGAGCCGGGCACCGCGGTCGTCACCGATTTCATGACAGTGCGAGAGCGCGGCAGCGTGCAGCACCTCGGCTCCACGATCAGCGCGCGACTGAATTCGTCGAGCGACCGGATGGATGCGCTGGAGGCGCTCTTTCCGGCGGTCACCGCGTCGGGTATCCCCAAAACCGCCGGTGTCGAGGCCATCCTGCGGCTTGACGAGGGACCCCGTGGGCTGTATTCCGGTGCGGTGGTGCTGATTTCGTCGGACGGCGGGCTTGATGCCGCACTGACCCTGCGCGCCGCCTACGAATCCGGCGGCAAGACCTGGCTGCGGGCCGGTGCCGGCATCATCGAGGAGTCAGATCCGGAGCGCGAGTTCGAGGAGACTTGCGAGAAGCTGTCCACGCTCGCGCCGTATCTGGTTGCGTGCCAGTAG